Genomic segment of Candidatus Binatia bacterium:
TGGGTACGGATCACCGTGACCCGCGGGGCCGGTGCGCCGGGCTTGCTGCCGCCGTCGCGGCTGGTGCCGACCGTGCTGATGTTCGCCGGGCACCTGGCGCCAGCGGTGGCCCGGGCGCAGCGGAACGGCGTGCGGGTCGTCCTGTTGCCGTTTGCGCGGGGCGGATTTCTCGCCGAGTTGAAGCTCCTCGATTACGTGCCCGGGATCCTGGGTCGCCGTCTCGCGGCCCGGCGTAAGGCCTACGAGGGGCTGTACGTCGACGCCGACGGGTACGTTACGGAGGCGGCAACGGCCAACGTCTTCGTGTGGGACGGGCAACGGCTGATAACTCCGCCGGTCGACGGGATCCTCCCGGGGGTAACCAGGCGTCTGGCGATCGAGTTGGCGGCGGCGGACGGGATGCCGGTAGTCGAGCGGCGTCTGAAGGCCACCGAGTTGCTGGCGGCGCGGGAGGCTTTCCTGACGTCTTCGACGGCGGAGGTGGTGCCCATCGTGACGGTGGACACGCGGCGGATTGGCGACGGGGCGGTGGGGGCACGGACCCGCCGTCTGCAGGGTCTCTACCGGCAATTAGTTGACAACATGTTGAGTGAGCGGCGGGGGCGGTAGCGGGTCGGCCCCCTCGATCTCGTCGTCGGTTTTGTGAGCCGGATGTCATGTGGCTTGGCAGCGGAATTGCTCTACCACAGGGCATGAAACGGCTCGCACGAAAGCAGCAGGCAGAGGAGCCGCCTCTCACGGCGGAACAGTTCGAACGCGCGGAAGCGGCAGTCCGCGATCTCCTGGCGGCGGATTCGGTGTTGCCCGAGCAGTTCTGGGGCATGCACGCGACGCCCAACATCGCCTCCGGGGAGCTCGCGTTGATGTGGGCCGTTTTCGCTGACGGGGTGGAGAGCTACCGTCGCAATGCGACGGCAAGGTCGGCCCACGGACGGGTCGAGTTCGAAGAAGCCGAAAGCTGGCTGTTGACCACCGATTGGGATTGGCCGTTTTCGTTCGTGAACCTGTGCAACGTGTTCGGGTTCAACGCCAACGGCATCCGCTGGGCCCTCCGGCGCTGGCGGCACCAGCAGCGCACGTGTGCGCAGTCGTCGCCGCGGCGCCGGTTCCGGCCGGTTATCCGCGCGGCGTAATCAAGAGGGTGTGTCGGCGGCCTGGCGCCGCTTCATGCAGGGGCAGCCGCCGGCGGTGTCGGCGGCTGCCTTGTCGGCGCCACTTGCCGCCGGTGCGGCGCACGCGCCCCCTCCGCAACATCCGCCGTCGGGCATGCACCCGCCGCCCGGGTTTCCGGTCGTGGTGGTATTGGGGACGGCGGCGGCCGCCGGCGGTTCCTTATTGGTGGCCTCCCGCCGCGCGGGGTCGGTGGCAAAGCCCGGGGTTGCCGTCAGCAGCGCCAGCGCCAGGCCCGCGAGCGCGCTTCTTACCGCGATAGTCATTCTCTCGTCTCCTCCGAAAGCCGTGCAGGCCGCGGACCCGGCCCGCCGATTCTGACGTTCGCATGGCGTCATCGGTTTGTCGAGCCATGCCCCGGGGGACGACGAAAATGTTGGACTTACCGGGGAGGGCGTGCGTAAATCGATAGGGTCGCAACCACCCCAAACCACTCAATGGAGTTCCATGACAGTATCGGACCCCGGCCGTCGACGCGTTGGTCTTATTGTTTGTTTGGTGCTCGCCGCTGCTCTCCAGGGATGCGGTGGCGGCGGAAATGGTGACGGGGGCGGGAACGGAAATCCGACTGCCACAGCCCAGGTGACCAATCCCGGGCAGGTCAACACGGCGACTCCGACCCGGCCGCCCGGCGCCCCCACCCTGACGCCGACTCGCACCGGCGGGACCACGGGAACGCGCACCCCGACCCCGACCGCGACGCGGACCGTACCGCCGGGGTCGACCGCGACGGCTACTCCGACGGTCGAGGGCAGTTTCGATATTGTGGTGCCACCCGGGGGCAACCTCCGCAACTACGTCCGCCGGGCGCCAGCAAACTCGACGCTGATTCTGAGCCCGGGCGCGTATGCGCCGATGCGTCTCGAGGCTGGAGACGTACAGGGGCCCATTACCCTTTACGCTGACGTCGAAGGGGCTTTCAGCGAAGTTGCGCCCGCCGAGGTGGTGATCAACGGCGGCACGCAGGCGGTGGCGGTAGAACTCCGTGAGGTCGCCGACATTACCCTCGATGGTTTGACAATGGTCGGGGGAACGAGCGCCGCCCTGCTGATAGTCGATAGTCCGGGAGTCATCATCGCCGACTGCACGATCCGCAAGAGCAAGGGACACGCAGTCGTGTTCGAACGCTCGGACGATGGTCTGTTCTTCAACAATCTGGTGCACGATAACGCCGGTACCGGCCTGCGTGTGCTGGGCAGCGATCTCCTGTTCGCCATCAACAACACGATTTACGGGAGCCGAGCGCACGGCGTGTTCATCGGCAAGAGCAATGGTCAGGCATCGACCAATCTCTTGCT
This window contains:
- a CDS encoding right-handed parallel beta-helix repeat-containing protein, with product MTVSDPGRRRVGLIVCLVLAAALQGCGGGGNGDGGGNGNPTATAQVTNPGQVNTATPTRPPGAPTLTPTRTGGTTGTRTPTPTATRTVPPGSTATATPTVEGSFDIVVPPGGNLRNYVRRAPANSTLILSPGAYAPMRLEAGDVQGPITLYADVEGAFSEVAPAEVVINGGTQAVAVELREVADITLDGLTMVGGTSAALLIVDSPGVIIADCTIRKSKGHAVVFERSDDGLFFNNLVHDNAGTGLRVLGSDLLFAINNTIYGSRAHGVFIGKSNGQASTNLLLENSIVNRNQPSGITIDTVAPSSLTGYFGDFNLNSDGYGSGTPPGDNDINGSGSLSDPQFFLPSAGDFRLSATSPALDAGDFETDPGLVPFLTERTTQRDQSLDTEPVDLGYHYLVVPTPTPRP
- a CDS encoding aminotransferase class IV, which translates into the protein MSTRVGGYVHLNGLLVASAQARVAAFDRGFLYGDGIFETVRIYRGRPFALAAHFERLRSAARVLGLRLPKRPWVQDIAALLRRNGMSGADGWVRITVTRGAGAPGLLPPSRLVPTVLMFAGHLAPAVARAQRNGVRVVLLPFARGGFLAELKLLDYVPGILGRRLAARRKAYEGLYVDADGYVTEAATANVFVWDGQRLITPPVDGILPGVTRRLAIELAAADGMPVVERRLKATELLAAREAFLTSSTAEVVPIVTVDTRRIGDGAVGARTRRLQGLYRQLVDNMLSERRGR